The proteins below come from a single Gordonia pseudamarae genomic window:
- a CDS encoding acyl-CoA synthetase, which yields MFPGNFVATTPDKPAVIAAATGASLTYRQVDENSTRIANHLAALGLARGDTVAVVSDNSLHIFEVYWAALRSGMYLTAINHHLTADETNYILTDCGARVLFAGAAVAPAVAEAGQIDDLARPGHRIAWGESGHNSSLPGFDDYDHILATASAEPRTDQPRGTDFLYSSGTTGRPKGIKIPLPDGQVDQIPDTYTVVFGGLYQFGADTVYLSPAPLYHAAPLRYCGTTNSVGGTVIMLDRFEPEAALAAIDKYRVTHSQWVPTMFIRMLKLPAEVRERYDVSSMRYAVHAAAPCPAEVKRAMIEWWGPVIHEYYASTEAAGATMIGPQDALERPGSVGKALLGVIRICDEAGAEVPTGKVGLVYFERDHMPFQYHNDSAKTREAQHPEHENCSTTGDIGYLDEDGFLYLTDRKAFTIISGGVNIYPQEAENVLIGHPAVYDVAVIGVPDPELGEVAKACVQLAPGNAPSAELAAELLDYVGDRIAAFKVPRSVDFLDDLPRTPTGKLVKRELQKQYA from the coding sequence GTGTTCCCCGGAAACTTCGTCGCCACCACGCCGGACAAGCCGGCGGTGATCGCCGCCGCGACCGGAGCGTCCCTCACCTACCGGCAGGTCGACGAGAATTCCACGAGGATCGCCAATCATCTTGCGGCGCTGGGCCTTGCGCGTGGTGACACCGTCGCCGTGGTGTCCGACAACAGCCTGCACATCTTCGAGGTGTACTGGGCGGCGCTGCGCAGTGGAATGTACCTCACCGCCATCAACCACCATCTGACCGCCGACGAGACCAACTACATCCTCACCGACTGCGGGGCACGGGTCCTGTTCGCCGGCGCCGCGGTGGCCCCGGCGGTCGCCGAAGCCGGACAGATCGATGACCTCGCGCGACCGGGCCACCGGATCGCCTGGGGCGAATCGGGCCACAACTCGTCACTGCCGGGTTTCGACGACTACGACCACATCCTGGCCACCGCGTCGGCCGAGCCGCGCACCGATCAGCCCCGCGGCACCGACTTCCTGTATTCCTCGGGTACCACCGGACGACCCAAAGGCATCAAGATCCCGCTCCCCGACGGCCAGGTCGATCAGATTCCCGACACCTACACGGTGGTCTTCGGCGGGCTCTACCAGTTCGGCGCCGACACGGTGTATCTGTCTCCGGCGCCGCTCTACCACGCCGCGCCGCTGCGCTATTGCGGGACCACCAACTCGGTGGGCGGCACGGTGATCATGCTCGACCGGTTCGAGCCGGAGGCCGCGCTCGCCGCGATCGACAAGTACCGGGTCACACACAGCCAGTGGGTGCCGACGATGTTCATCCGGATGCTGAAACTCCCGGCCGAGGTCCGCGAACGATACGACGTGAGCAGCATGCGGTACGCGGTCCACGCCGCCGCGCCGTGTCCTGCCGAGGTCAAACGCGCGATGATCGAGTGGTGGGGGCCGGTGATCCACGAGTATTACGCGTCGACCGAGGCCGCCGGGGCGACGATGATCGGCCCGCAGGATGCGCTCGAACGCCCCGGATCGGTAGGCAAGGCGCTGCTCGGCGTCATCCGGATCTGCGACGAGGCAGGAGCCGAGGTGCCCACCGGAAAGGTGGGTCTGGTGTATTTCGAGCGCGACCACATGCCCTTCCAATACCACAACGATTCGGCAAAAACGCGCGAAGCCCAACATCCTGAACACGAAAACTGTTCTACGACAGGCGATATCGGATACCTCGATGAGGACGGATTCCTGTATCTCACCGACCGCAAGGCGTTCACCATCATTTCCGGCGGCGTCAACATCTACCCGCAGGAAGCCGAGAACGTCCTGATCGGACATCCGGCGGTGTACGACGTCGCGGTGATCGGAGTCCCCGACCCCGAACTCGGTGAGGTCGCCAAGGCCTGTGTCCAGTTGGCGCCCGGCAATGCCCCCTCGGCCGAACTTGCCGCCGAACTGCTCGACTACGTCGGCGATCGGATCGCCGCGTTCAAGGTGCCACGGTCAGTGGACTTCCTCGACGATCTGCCCCGCACCCCCACCGGCAAACTGGTCAAACGCGAACTACAGAAGCAGTACGCCTGA
- a CDS encoding glycosyltransferase, translating into MGHILCVTVDAGGNVPPMARIAAVTARRGHRVTVLGHERVRRHFDAPGIEFVAYRSVRPWDAGAEQSPLRWVPMLNDRRLGVEVTELCRARQPDLALVDCLIAPAHQAVRDLGITRVVLTHSIRGWMADYPRPGRLGGGSPALLYGYRLGDLWDSAALNLVAAHRGTDPARDRERSENVRWTGAVLPPARPADIAGRSPHVVVSMSTNGYPGQRAVLNRVIAALTPMRVRATVTTGGVFDPVSFDAPDHIEVTGFADHGDLMPTTSALIGHGGYSTTMRALSHDIPVVVIPASAFTDQPIVGRAMRDAGVGRLVRRSGSPSSIRSAAEAVLTDESIRGRARELGAQLRTQDGAAVAASALEELLTGPVT; encoded by the coding sequence GTGGGGCATATTCTGTGCGTGACCGTCGACGCGGGTGGCAACGTGCCGCCGATGGCGCGCATCGCCGCGGTGACCGCGCGTCGTGGGCATCGAGTGACGGTGCTCGGCCACGAACGGGTACGCCGTCACTTCGACGCGCCCGGAATCGAGTTCGTCGCCTACCGATCGGTGCGGCCGTGGGATGCGGGCGCCGAACAGAGCCCCCTGCGCTGGGTGCCGATGCTCAACGATCGCAGGCTCGGCGTCGAGGTGACCGAGCTGTGCCGCGCCCGCCAACCCGATCTCGCGCTGGTCGACTGCCTGATCGCGCCCGCCCACCAGGCGGTCCGCGATCTCGGGATCACTCGGGTGGTACTCACCCATTCGATACGCGGCTGGATGGCCGACTACCCGAGACCTGGCCGGCTCGGCGGCGGCAGCCCGGCGCTGTTGTACGGCTACCGGCTCGGCGACCTGTGGGACAGTGCCGCCCTGAATCTGGTGGCCGCCCACCGTGGTACCGACCCGGCGCGGGACCGGGAACGGTCGGAGAACGTGCGGTGGACCGGTGCGGTGCTGCCGCCCGCCCGGCCCGCCGATATCGCGGGCCGGTCACCGCACGTAGTGGTGAGCATGTCCACCAACGGTTATCCCGGGCAGCGGGCGGTGCTCAACAGGGTGATCGCGGCTCTGACACCGATGCGGGTGCGGGCAACGGTCACTACCGGCGGGGTGTTCGATCCGGTGTCGTTCGACGCCCCCGACCACATCGAGGTGACCGGGTTCGCCGATCACGGCGATCTGATGCCCACCACGTCCGCGCTCATCGGCCACGGCGGTTACTCCACTACGATGCGCGCGCTGTCGCACGACATCCCCGTGGTGGTTATCCCGGCATCGGCGTTCACCGACCAGCCGATCGTCGGGCGGGCGATGCGGGATGCGGGAGTGGGGCGGCTGGTGCGCAGGTCGGGCTCTCCGTCGTCGATCCGGTCGGCCGCGGAGGCGGTGCTGACCGACGAGTCGATCCGGGGCCGCGCCCGTGAGCTCGGTGCGCAGCTGCGGACACAGGACGGCGCGGCCGTCGCGGCCTCTGCGCTCGAGGAACTGCTCACCGGTCCGGTGACGTAG